The proteins below come from a single Anguilla rostrata isolate EN2019 chromosome 3, ASM1855537v3, whole genome shotgun sequence genomic window:
- the frzb gene encoding secreted frizzled-related protein 3, giving the protein MFSYEMYITFLAVACLIDIPRSTAASCELVRIPMCRSMPWNMTKMPNHLHHSTQANAVLAIEQFEGLLGTQCSEDLLFFLCAMYAPICTIDFQHDPIKPCKSVCERAKCGCEPVMKKYNHTWPESLACDELPVYDRGVCISPEAIVKADGPDNSFQDFSKCPPESSPDFPMDSHNVNCKGSNDDPCKCKTVRLGQKTYLKNNYNYVIRAKVKEIRRRNHDLSAIVEVKDILKSSLVNIPRDIVTLYYNSGCPCPPLTANEEYIIMGYENEERSRLLLIEGSVAQKWKDRVGRKVKRWDQALRNQSRGSAGRGNPRRSRH; this is encoded by the exons ATGTTTTCATACGAAATGTACATAACTTTCCTTGCTGTTGCCTGCCTCATTGACATACCCCGCTCAACAGCAGCGTCTTGTGAGCTTGTCCGGATCCCGATGTGCAGATCGATGCCCTGGAACATGACAAAGATGCCAAACCATCTTCATCACAGCACGCAAGCGAACGCAGTCCTGGCCATTGAGCAGTTCGAGGGGCTGCTGGGCACCCAGTGCAGCGAGGACCTGTTGTTCTTCCTGTGCGCGATGTACGCGCCGATTTGCACTATAGACTTCCAGCATGATCCGATCAAGCCTTGCAAGTCCGTTTGCGAGAGAGCAAAGTGTGGTTGTGAACCCGTTATGAAGAAATACAACCATACATGGCCCGAAAGCCTAGCCTGCGACGAGCTGCCGGTTTATGACAGAGGTGTTTGTATCTCGCCGGAGGCTATAGTCAAAGCTGATGGACCGG ATAATTCCTTTCAAGACTTCTCAAAATGCCCACCAG AGTCAAGCCCAGACTTTCCTATGGATTCTCACAATGTCAACTGCAAGGGCTCCAACGATG ATCCATGCAAATGCAAGACAGTGAGACTTGGCCAgaagacatatttaaaaaataattacaattatg TAATTCGAGCAAAAGTTAAAGAAATAAGAAGACGAAATCATGACTTGAGTGCAATCGTGGAAGTTAAGGACATTCTTAAGTCATCATTGGTCAACATTCCCCGTGACATAGTAACACTTTACTACAATTCAGGCTGTCCGTGCCCTCCTCTCACAGCCAATGAGGAGTACATCATCATGGGCTATGAGAATGAGGAACGCTCAAG GTTACTGCTTATTGAAGGGTCCGTTGCACAGAAGTGGAAGGACCGGGTGGGAAGGAAGGTTAAG CGGTGGGACCAAGCACTCCGCAATCAAAGCAGGGGAAGCGCAGGGAGAGGAAACCCGAGGAGAAGCCgtcactga